The following proteins are co-located in the Leptospira weilii genome:
- a CDS encoding aminotransferase class I/II-fold pyridoxal phosphate-dependent enzyme gives MLQEINEPHRTLCGERIPFENIHAVSVSLPQLSDVIGYEEKRTETLSRLKSGYPRFVAHSYIARILDYNRETRKIDTPQFIVSSRKAANTIVQKFSIQKHEIVEDEGIVTLVIPNLKDLEKEILSFIQHTGCLASSRMAEDFLLKKGILQEIFKEKVEKENPVQKILSTLSSFYGDSNPEILLSVSGMNGVYSAFESLDRIQRNKGKTVWIRLGWLYVDNIRILEKYTKDSYVIHDATDLENLEQFLKQSSKQVAGIITECPTNPLLLVPDYEKLKSILDQYQIPLIVDISVAGSAVINVLPYADVAVESLTKFACGNGDLMMGSVILNKGSHWFSEILPICKELIEAPYLRDCERLAYEIQGYEERVLRISANVKRLAEYFSQQPGIRNVFWTGSSENFEKIARLPDIQAGVLSIELSIPLEKFYDRLALLKGPSFGTEFTLNMLYVYLAHYELVIQEEGRKFLKENGLDPNLIRISVGIENPDLLIQEYKKALET, from the coding sequence CTTTGAGAACATTCACGCAGTTTCCGTAAGCCTTCCCCAATTGTCCGATGTGATCGGTTACGAAGAAAAAAGAACGGAAACCCTTTCTAGATTGAAATCGGGTTATCCCAGGTTTGTGGCACATTCCTATATCGCGAGAATTTTAGACTACAATCGAGAAACAAGAAAAATCGACACTCCTCAGTTCATCGTATCTTCCCGAAAAGCGGCAAATACAATCGTGCAAAAATTTTCCATTCAAAAACACGAAATTGTCGAAGATGAAGGAATCGTAACCTTAGTTATTCCGAACTTGAAAGATTTAGAAAAAGAAATTCTTTCTTTTATTCAACATACCGGATGTCTTGCGTCTTCCAGAATGGCGGAGGATTTCCTTTTAAAGAAAGGAATCCTACAGGAAATTTTCAAAGAGAAAGTCGAAAAAGAAAACCCGGTTCAAAAAATCCTATCCACGCTATCTTCTTTCTACGGAGATTCAAATCCTGAAATTCTTCTTTCCGTTTCGGGTATGAACGGAGTTTATTCCGCTTTCGAATCCTTAGATCGTATCCAAAGAAACAAAGGAAAAACTGTCTGGATCAGATTGGGTTGGCTTTATGTGGATAACATTAGAATTTTAGAAAAATATACGAAAGACTCTTACGTGATCCATGACGCAACGGATCTGGAAAATCTAGAACAATTCCTAAAACAAAGCTCGAAGCAGGTCGCGGGAATCATCACCGAATGTCCCACAAATCCCCTCCTTTTAGTTCCCGACTATGAAAAACTAAAATCCATCCTAGATCAATATCAGATTCCATTGATTGTGGATATTTCTGTCGCAGGTTCGGCGGTGATCAACGTTCTTCCTTACGCGGACGTTGCTGTGGAAAGTTTAACCAAGTTCGCCTGTGGAAACGGAGATCTTATGATGGGATCCGTCATTTTAAACAAAGGCTCACATTGGTTTTCCGAAATTTTACCTATATGCAAAGAATTAATCGAAGCACCATATCTCAGAGATTGCGAAAGGCTCGCTTACGAAATCCAAGGATACGAGGAAAGGGTTCTCAGGATCAGTGCAAACGTTAAAAGGCTCGCGGAATATTTTTCACAACAACCGGGTATTAGAAACGTATTCTGGACGGGATCTTCCGAAAACTTCGAAAAGATCGCGAGGCTTCCGGACATACAGGCAGGAGTTCTATCGATTGAACTTTCGATTCCATTAGAAAAGTTTTATGATCGACTCGCTCTATTGAAAGGACCGAGTTTCGGAACCGAGTTTACTCTCAATATGTTATATGTTTATCTGGCTCATTACGAATTAGTAATTCAGGAAGAAGGAAGAAAATTCCTAAAGGAAAACGGACTGGACCCAAATTTGATTCGAATTTCTGTTGGCATCGAAAACCCGGATCTTCTGATTCAAGAATATAAAAAAGCCCTCGAAACTTAA